The following coding sequences are from one Xiphophorus couchianus chromosome 22, X_couchianus-1.0, whole genome shotgun sequence window:
- the egln1a gene encoding egl nine homolog 1, translating into MEKQQSDLDRDRQVCELCGRMENLLKCGRCRSSFYCSKEHQKQDWKKHKLICKEADKPKQKPGDGPSVGDSSKQREKKSTEQGDSATVPPSPNTEAPADGDGPGELGSNTPTTPNGQTNLSPQKLATECIVPCMNKHGICVVDNFLGAETGFCILENVKSLYKTGRFTDGQLVSQKSDSTKDIRGDKITWIDGTESHCEKISFLMSRMDDLIRHCNGKLGNYTINGRTKAMVACYPGNGTGYVRHVDNPNGDGRCVTCIYYLNRDWNAKEHGGLLRIFPEGKARFADIEPKFDRLLLFWSDRRNPHEVQPAFSTRYAITVWYFDADERARAKEKYLTGAGEKGVKVELNKSSDSS; encoded by the exons atggagaagcagcagagcGATCTGGACCGCGACAGACAGGTCTGTGAACTTTGTGGGAGAATGGAGAACCTTTTAAAGTGCGGTCGGTGCCGGAGTTCCTTCTACTGCAGCAAAGAGCACCAGAAGCAGGACTGGAAGAAACACAAGCTGATTTGTAAGGAGGCTGACAAGCCGAAACAGAAGCCTGGAGACGGTCCGTCGGTGGGGGACAGCAGCAAACAacgagaaaagaaaagcacgGAGCAGGGGGATTCTGCAACCGTACCCCCATCTCCAAACACAGAAGCACCTGCTGACGGGGATGGACCGGGAGAACTGGGGTCCAACACCCCCACCACGCCTAACGGCCAGACCAACCTCTCCCCTCAGAAACTGGCAACGGAGTGCATCGTCCCCTGCATGAATAAGCACGGCATCTGCGTGGTGGACAACTTCCTAGGAGCAGAGACCGGATTTTGCATTTTGGAGAACGTCAAGTCTCTGTACAAGACGGGCAGGTTCACAGACGGCCAGCTGGTGAGCCAAAAGAGCGACTCCACTAAAGACATCCGAGGGGACAAAATCACGTGGATAGACGGGACAGAGTCTCACTGCGAGAAGATCAGCTTCCTAATGAGTCGGATGGACGACTTAATCAGACACTGTAATGGCAAACTGGGGAACTACACTATAAACGGAAGGACAAAA GCAATGGTGGCCTGTTACCCTGGGAACGGAACAGGTTATGTGCGCCATGTGGATAATCCCAATGGCGATGGACGCTGTGTCACATGCATATATTACCTTAATAGAGATTGGAATGCCAAG GAACATGGCGGCCTGCTGCGAATCTTCCCTGAAGGAAAGGCCCGGTTCGCTGATATAGAGCCAAAATTTGACCGGCTGCTCCTCTTCTGGTCAGACAGACGAAACCCCCACGAGGTCCAGCCCGCTTTCTCTACAAG GTATGCCATAACGGTCTGGTATTTCGATGCAGACGAGCGAGCCAGAGCTAAAGAAAAGTACTTAACAG GTGCAGGAGAAAAGGGAGTAAAAGTTGAACTCAACAAATCATCGGATTCCAGCTAG
- the tsnax gene encoding translin-associated protein X, protein MNKREGEGWSRRNAEAAQERDAHANSSSPVIAAFKVFQQELDTRHDKYERLIKISRDVTIESKRSIFLLHRVTNIPDTEGVLNEAESKLDGVRQKIGQIAEELRGEDIYQFHRAFTPGIQEYVEAVTFLHYIRHRSLISLEEINARLVFMKTDNADPKDSAEAPPSSAPVLTFQVTPADYLLGVADLTGELMRLCIGSVGNGDIDTPFQLSQFLRQIHDGFSYIGNTGPYEVSKKLHTLRQSLGKVEDACYTLRVRGSEIPKHMLADVFCTRTTHMDAEEGVV, encoded by the exons ATGAATAAGCGAGAAG GTGAGGGCTGGTCACGGAGAAATGCTGAAGCTGCACAAGAGCGTGATGCGCATGCCAATTCGTCCTCGCCAGTCATCGCTGCGTTTAAAG TTTTCCAGCAGGAGCTCGACACCAGACATGACAAATATGAGCGCCTCATTAAGATCAGTCGAGACGTCACCATCGAAAGCAAGAGGAGCATTTTTCTTCTGCACAGAGTGACTAA CATTCCGGATACTGAGGGAGTTTTGAATGAGGCCGAGAGCAAACTGGATGGAGTCAGGCAGAAGATTGGGCAAATTGCTGAGGAGCTCAGAGGAGAGGATATTTATCAGTTTCACAGAGCTTTCACTCCAG GAATTCAGGAGTATGTGGAAGCCGTCACCTTCCTGCACTACATCCGTCATCGCAGCCTTATCAGCCTGGAGGAGATAAACGCGAGGCTCGTCTTCATGAAAACCGACAACGCAGATCCAAAA gaCTCGGCGGAAGCCCCGCCTTCATCAGCTCCCGTCCTGACCTTCCAGGTGACGCCGGCCGACTACCTGCTGGGCGTGGCCGACCTGACGGGAGAGCTGATGCGGCTGTGCATCGGCAGCGTGGGCAACGGCGACATCGACACGCCCTTCCAGCTGAGTCAGTTCCTCCGGCAGATTCATGATGGCTTCTCCTACATCGGGAACACTGGGCCTTACGAGGTCTCCAAGAAGCTGCACACGCTCCGGCAGAGTCTGGGCAAAGTGGAGGACGCCTGCTACACCCTGCGTGTCCGCGGCTCGGAGATCCCGAAGCACATGCTGGCGGACGTGTTCTGCACCAGGACCACCCACATGGACGCAGAGGAAGGAGTGGTTTAG